GTCGGAGCGGGGGTGCTCGGCTGGCTGTTTCCTATGCTGGGGGTACTCGTGTGGGCACTGGGCTCGCTGCTGGGGCCTGCCACGGGGCTGTAGTTCCTCTGAGCATGTGCCGCCCGTGGCTCAGGGCTGGTGGGGGAGGAGCTCTGAGGGAGGCCTGCCGCCACGGCAGACACCACAGCCTGGGCAGCAGGCTGCTGCATCAGGAAAGGCTTCTCGTCCGGGCAGGGGTCTACATCGGGGGACGCGGGGTTTTGGTTTTCAGGTGGCAAACTGGACAACTGTCCTGCTAGAGTGGAGAGCTGATTTAAAGGGTTGTCAACCAGGAGTTCTTGGGGATCCCTTGGTAGGCCACCAGTTGCTGCAGTTTTCGCCATACTTTCGTAGGAGTCCGTCTGGATGTTGGGGATGTTGGGGATGTCGTGGGTAAAATCGTTAAGGTAATCTGGCTTCTGAACCACCATTGAAGGCGGACTGAGGTTGATCAGTGCTCTTCTGCTATAGCCCAGATTGCTTGTTTTCTTCTGTAAGACCCCCCACATCTTCTTGCTGCTCAAGGAAGACCTGGTACCTTTAATTGGTACCATTTTATGCTTGCGCCTGCGGTGATGGGACAGGTTGCTTCGGTCACTGCAGCGGAAGGAGCATAAttcacatttgtatggtttctctcctgtgtgggaACGCATGTGGGCTTCCAGATGACGCTCATAAGCAGATGCAAATGGGCATAAGTGACATCTATGAGGTTTTTCACCTGTTTAAAAGAAAGTGGGGGAGAAACTGCAAGAGGAGCATTTAtggaatgttttatgttttgtcCAGTCATTAGATTTGAAatggatcaaaaataaaattttaggccctggccggttggctcagcggtagagcgtcggcctggcgtgcaggagtcccgggttcgattcctggccagggcacacaggagaagcacccatctgcttctccacccctccccctctccttcctctgtctctctcttcccctcccgcagccaaggctccattggagcaaagatggcctgggcgctggggatggctctgtggcctctgcctcaggcgctagaatggctctggatgcaacagagccacgccccagaggggcagaacatcgtaccctggtgggcatgccgggtggatcccggtcgggtgcatgcgggagtctgactgcctccccgtttccagctttggaataatgaaaaataaataaataaataaataaataaataataaataaaattttaggccctggccggttggctcagtggtagagcgtaggcctggcgtgcgggagtcctgggttcgattcccggccagggcacaccggagaagagctcatctgcttctccacccctccccctctccttccttctctgtctctctcttctcctcccgcagccaaggctccattggagctaagtttgccctggagctgaggatggctctgtggcctctgcctcaggcgctagaatggctctgattgcggcagagcaacacccagatgggcagagcatcgccccctggtgggcatgccgggtggatccaggttgggcacatgcgggaggctgtctgactgcctccccatttccaacctcagaaaaatttttaaaaaattaataaataaaataaataaataaaattttagaaattcacATTTACACAAAAGATTACTAAAATTTGTAAAGAAACCTGCAAACAACTCTTCAAGACTCATTAGCAACAACAGATATATTCTGTTAGTCAACATAAGGTAAAAATTCTTATGGCTTCAACTGGCatttgagaaaagaagaaatagtacAGCTGACAACATTATTGCCTATATAATAAGGGTTTTACCAAAGTGTGCCCTGGAGTTACATGTTCATGTCTAGCTCTATATACACGACCCTTATCAATATTCCTTGCTcaggaagaaaatacaaaaacctTTTTAAAGAAGTCCCTACATCCAGTGAAAGTTCAAGGCTGAAATGGGCTTACTAGTCCAATATGAAATATGCAAAGTGTCCCTTCCGAATTGCCAGCCTCACCTCtacctttctcctcctcttaaGCGGCATGAAGAGACAATTTTGTTAGTACTGTTAGTTGAAGATGgtcaaatatagaaaataagtatCTGAAATATGAGATTTGGGGCTATTCATTTAACAATTAAGCACTGAGGATCTACTAGCTGTCAGATACTCTGGTGGGCCCTGGGCACAGATGGCACCAACACAGTTCCTGCCCTCAAGAGGTCTGCAGGCCACCACAATGCAGCACGGGAGGCCGCTGGGCACACAGGGACACCTGACCCTGGGCCAGGCCAAGGTGTAGTTAGGGTTTCACAGCAGAAGGGATAGCTAAGGTGAGCCGTGAGGGTCTGCACTGACATGTCCTCAGGAAGGGTCAAGATAAACATCCTGTCAGTTCGCACGGCCTTCAGCATGAACTGCCCAGCCTGAGCAGCAGACAGATGGGCAAGGGGAAAGAAGACTAAGGAAGGGGAAGCTCTTCAAGGggcctcccttcctgtttgcacGTTGTCATGCTACTGCTTTGTAAAAGTGGAGTAACTTCCCCATTTATTCAAACCTTGGTTTCCATCAGAACTCCTCACATGACAGACACGCTGCCCCCCCGTACCCCTGCCGGCCCGCCCGTTACCCGTGTGGATCCTGATGTGTTCAATAAGCCGGGCCGTCCCTTTGCTGGCGTAGCTGCAGTACCGACACTTGAGTTTCCCGTCGAAGGTCCTTTCAAACCCGTCCACTAACATTCCTGAGTTTTCATCCAGGGAAACTTCAACAGACGGTTGATCCAGTCCATTTTGATCACCATCCACTCCAGCTATAAACAAAGTATAGCAGAAGAAATTGTGCATCTCAGAATCAATATCGTATTTTAGTCTTGACTAGTAAAAAATCTTTCACAAAATGAGTTTACTTAGCTTACTTACAAGTTTTATCAGTCCTCAACATGCTTTTGTAGAAGAGAACAGGGGACTAGCCTGCTCTGACAGGTGAGGAGACAGAGGGGAGTGAACAGTGATGGCAGTTACACACATGTGTTTAAGACTAGCCCCTCCTATAAATATAACTGGAAGTCATGAAAATCTCCCAAAACCCTAACTCGACTCACTGTAGCCTAGACCAGCTAACGTTGACTTTTGCACTGTTCCACTCAGTGTGTACATATATCCTATATTCTGGGTTGCGTTTAGGATCCTAGAATTCTAATAAAGCACACAAAGGGAAGCAGTGTATTTGATCCCTCTGAATGTTAGACCTGTTAAGAATTTGAGAGCTGAAAGATTCGGTTTGGCTCTTTGCCTTTACCCTAATTCTGACTACTACTTTGCACAAAGAAACAAAGGGATGAGTGCTCACAATCAGAAAACCAACAAATGGTAGGGACCACAATCCCGCTCTCCTGAACCCAGTGTAGGAATCTACATGATTGTGTCTGGAGGGATATTTTTATTCCTACAGCTTCAAGGCAAAAGCACTTCTATCCCCAGCAGGAAGCAGTGTTGCTGTGAAGAGTTCCCGCGACACACccactcaggagaagtgactgtgCTGCCGGTGCAAGTCCGGCACCAGCAGTGCCACTGCACTGGGGGCCCAGGGCCCAGTGTCCCCCTCCTTCCACTGCCTTCCCAAGCCACACTCAAAATTGAATGTGTGTATTAATCACTGGGGAGCTTACTAGGTCTCTGCTGCTTGTCCCTCGAATGCAAGGCCATGGACCATCTAGGTCAGGGGCCAGGCAACATTTCCTACAAGGGCCAGACAGTAAATACTTTAGACTTTGGGGTCCATATGGTCCCTCaaaactactcaactctgcagTGACAGCACAAAACAGCTATAGAAAACATGTAAACGAGCAAGTGTGGCTGTACACTTCAGTAAAGCTTTATTTATGCATGCTGAAGTTGAATTGCATATCACTTGCACATGTTACATTATTCTGGATTACTTTTCCAACCATTTTTAGGTGGAGAAACCACTTTTAGCTTGCAGGCCCTTCAGAAGGGTCAGCAGTCCAGATGGTGCTGACCACTGAGTCAGGATCCGAGTCCGATTCCCGCCTGTGGTGCACAGACTCGACACAGACCAGTCCGCCTGCAGTGGGCCGCTGCTTTCTCTAGTCTGGTCTCTCCTGCACCAGCAAACTTGGTCAGCCCTTTCTTCATTCTcagatagaagaaagagaaacccCCATCTTGTCTCAGGCCCAAGCCAGATGTCCTAACGTCTGAGTGCTCTGTGTACTGAAGCTGGTCTGGACCCCTTTGGGTTCCGAGTCTACTGTTAGTTCCCAGACCTGGAGCACAGGAATGGTATTTAGAACCCCTAGATCTTCCTACGAAACCATAAAGCATCCAAGACCATGTAAGCCCTTGGGGAGTTTCACTCTCCCTCAGCAAAAATCAGAcatgtttaaagaaagaaaaaaactgtgctatcttttt
Above is a window of Saccopteryx bilineata isolate mSacBil1 chromosome 7, mSacBil1_pri_phased_curated, whole genome shotgun sequence DNA encoding:
- the IKZF5 gene encoding zinc finger protein Pegasus isoform X1, which encodes MAAAVAATVTNTAAGGTATAAGAALYQAVGGTRCGCQVLCPPLGITNCKLKKKKEAKMGEKKPEPLDFVKDFQEYLTQQTHHVNMISGSVSGEKEAETLPGAGVDGDQNGLDQPSVEVSLDENSGMLVDGFERTFDGKLKCRYCSYASKGTARLIEHIRIHTGEKPHRCHLCPFASAYERHLEAHMRSHTGEKPYKCELCSFRCSDRSNLSHHRRRKHKMVPIKGTRSSLSSKKMWGVLQKKTSNLGYSRRALINLSPPSMVVQKPDYLNDFTHDIPNIPNIQTDSYESMAKTAATGGLPRDPQELLVDNPLNQLSTLAGQLSSLPPENQNPASPDVDPCPDEKPFLMQQPAAQAVVSAVAAGLPQSSSPTSPEPRAAHAQRNYSPVAGPSSEPSAHTSTPSIGNSQPSTPAPTLPVQDPQLLHHCQHCDMYFADNILYTIHMGCHGYENPFQCNICGCKCKNKYDFACHFARGQHSHH
- the IKZF5 gene encoding zinc finger protein Pegasus isoform X2, translated to MGEKKPEPLDFVKDFQEYLTQQTHHVNMISGSVSGEKEAETLPGAGVDGDQNGLDQPSVEVSLDENSGMLVDGFERTFDGKLKCRYCSYASKGTARLIEHIRIHTGEKPHRCHLCPFASAYERHLEAHMRSHTGEKPYKCELCSFRCSDRSNLSHHRRRKHKMVPIKGTRSSLSSKKMWGVLQKKTSNLGYSRRALINLSPPSMVVQKPDYLNDFTHDIPNIPNIQTDSYESMAKTAATGGLPRDPQELLVDNPLNQLSTLAGQLSSLPPENQNPASPDVDPCPDEKPFLMQQPAAQAVVSAVAAGLPQSSSPTSPEPRAAHAQRNYSPVAGPSSEPSAHTSTPSIGNSQPSTPAPTLPVQDPQLLHHCQHCDMYFADNILYTIHMGCHGYENPFQCNICGCKCKNKYDFACHFARGQHSHH